A genomic window from Agreia sp. COWG includes:
- a CDS encoding nuclear transport factor 2 family protein produces MDLRSSASIENARESLVSPAVQALIDAEHALHAAQLAGDVEALHRLLHPEVRFIAPDGAVLDKEGDLEAHRSGALRLSRLGEVSLEVQIEESTGLTRTVVELEGIAGGEPFAGRMIYSRTWIPFAGRWVVLAAHASELTPR; encoded by the coding sequence ATGGATCTTCGAAGCAGCGCCTCGATCGAGAACGCCCGCGAGAGCCTCGTCTCTCCCGCCGTGCAGGCTCTCATCGACGCCGAGCACGCGTTGCACGCGGCCCAGCTGGCGGGCGACGTCGAGGCGCTGCACCGGTTGCTGCATCCCGAGGTTCGCTTCATCGCACCGGATGGCGCGGTTCTCGACAAGGAGGGTGACCTCGAAGCCCACCGCTCGGGCGCACTACGTCTGTCGAGGCTCGGCGAGGTGTCGCTCGAGGTGCAGATCGAGGAGTCCACGGGGCTCACGCGCACGGTCGTCGAGCTCGAGGGCATCGCGGGCGGTGAACCGTTCGCGGGGAGGATGATCTACTCGCGCACCTGGATTCCGTTCGCGGGCCGTTGGGTGGTGCTCGCCGCCCACGCGAGCGAGCTCACACCCCGCTGA
- a CDS encoding heavy metal translocating P-type ATPase — MSSPQHDHGTHDHGTHEQAHDHAGHDHSAMDHGGHDHSAHGGHGGHAAHFRRLFWIMLVIALPVVAFSPMFAMILGYELPENVAIRLISPLLGTVMFVWGGAPFLTGGLGEIKARQPGMMLLIALAISVAFVSSWGATLDLLDSQLDFWWELALLIVIMLLGHWVEMSSLAQASSALDSLAALIPDEAERVDADASVVVVSPADLRRGDTVVVRPGARLPADGVIVEGTADVDESMVTGESVPVSRTSGDAVVAGTVATDSALRIRVTATGDETALAGIRKLVTEAQNSTSRAQRIADRAAAWLFWFALGSAVITAVVWSLVGSPNDAIIRTITVLVIACPHALGLAIPLVVSIATERAAKGGVLVKDRLALESMRTVDTVLFDKTGTLTTGRPTVTSVVGAGTGTGVGAGMSADDVLALAASAEADSEHPVGRAIVAEAEARALTVTRATDFVASTAIGVEARVDGRRISVGGPRLLKRAGARALEATRSWSADGEIVLHVLEDTRVIGAIGLADAVRPESRAAVDELRSRGVQVVMITGDAEAVAHSVASGLGIERVFSGVRPEDKSTTVRELQREGRKVAMVGDGVNDAPALAQADVGIAIGAGTDVAIASAGVILASDDPRSVVSVIDLSKASYRKMTQNLWWAAGYNLLSVPLAAGVLAPVGFVLPMEIGALLMSISTVVVALNAQLLRRLDLRPSPVGLSGV; from the coding sequence ATGAGCTCCCCGCAGCACGATCACGGTACGCACGATCACGGTACGCACGAGCAGGCCCACGACCATGCGGGCCACGATCACTCCGCGATGGACCACGGCGGCCACGACCACTCGGCGCACGGCGGCCACGGCGGCCACGCCGCGCACTTTCGCCGCCTCTTCTGGATCATGCTCGTCATCGCACTGCCCGTGGTCGCCTTCTCACCGATGTTCGCGATGATCCTGGGCTACGAGCTGCCCGAGAACGTGGCCATCCGGCTGATCTCCCCCCTTCTCGGAACGGTCATGTTCGTCTGGGGCGGCGCCCCCTTCCTCACCGGAGGCCTCGGCGAGATCAAGGCCCGCCAACCGGGAATGATGCTGCTGATCGCCCTCGCCATCAGCGTGGCCTTCGTCTCGAGCTGGGGAGCCACCCTCGACCTGCTCGACTCTCAGCTCGACTTCTGGTGGGAGCTCGCGCTGCTCATCGTGATCATGCTGCTCGGCCACTGGGTCGAGATGAGCTCCCTGGCCCAGGCCTCGAGCGCGCTCGACAGTCTCGCGGCCCTCATCCCCGACGAGGCGGAGAGGGTCGATGCCGACGCTTCCGTCGTCGTCGTGAGCCCGGCCGATCTGCGGCGCGGCGACACCGTCGTCGTGCGCCCCGGGGCGCGCCTGCCCGCGGACGGCGTCATCGTCGAGGGCACGGCCGACGTCGACGAGTCGATGGTCACGGGCGAGTCCGTTCCGGTCTCCCGCACGTCAGGCGACGCCGTGGTCGCCGGAACGGTCGCAACCGACTCGGCCCTGCGCATCCGGGTCACGGCGACCGGCGACGAGACCGCGCTGGCGGGCATCCGAAAGCTGGTGACCGAGGCGCAGAACTCCACGTCGAGGGCGCAGCGCATCGCGGACCGCGCCGCGGCCTGGCTCTTCTGGTTCGCGCTGGGCTCGGCCGTGATCACCGCTGTCGTCTGGTCGCTGGTCGGCAGCCCGAACGACGCGATCATCCGAACCATCACGGTGCTCGTCATCGCCTGCCCGCACGCCCTCGGCCTCGCGATTCCGCTCGTGGTGTCGATCGCCACGGAGCGTGCCGCGAAGGGCGGCGTTCTGGTCAAGGACCGCCTCGCGCTCGAGAGCATGCGCACCGTCGATACCGTGCTCTTCGACAAGACGGGCACGCTGACGACAGGCAGGCCCACCGTGACCTCGGTCGTCGGAGCGGGTACCGGAACGGGTGTCGGCGCCGGAATGAGCGCCGACGACGTGCTCGCCCTCGCGGCGTCCGCCGAGGCCGACTCGGAGCATCCGGTCGGCAGGGCCATCGTCGCCGAGGCCGAGGCGCGCGCGCTCACCGTGACCCGCGCCACGGACTTCGTCGCGTCGACGGCGATCGGGGTCGAGGCTCGCGTCGACGGCCGCCGCATCAGCGTCGGCGGCCCACGCCTGCTCAAGCGGGCGGGCGCCCGGGCGCTGGAGGCGACGCGCAGCTGGTCGGCCGACGGTGAGATCGTGCTGCACGTGCTCGAGGACACCAGGGTGATCGGCGCGATCGGCCTCGCCGATGCGGTGCGGCCCGAGTCGCGCGCGGCGGTCGACGAGCTGCGTTCGCGCGGGGTACAGGTCGTCATGATCACGGGCGACGCCGAGGCGGTCGCGCACTCCGTGGCGAGCGGGCTCGGCATCGAGCGGGTCTTCTCGGGAGTACGGCCAGAGGACAAGTCGACGACGGTGCGCGAGCTGCAACGGGAGGGCCGGAAGGTCGCCATGGTCGGCGACGGGGTGAACGACGCCCCGGCGCTGGCCCAGGCCGATGTGGGCATCGCGATCGGAGCAGGAACCGACGTGGCCATCGCGTCTGCCGGAGTGATCCTGGCCAGCGATGACCCGCGCTCGGTCGTATCGGTGATCGACCTCTCGAAGGCGAGTTACCGCAAGATGACGCAGAACCTCTGGTGGGCCGCGGGGTACAACCTGCTGTCGGTGCCCCTCGCCGCCGGGGTTCTCGCACCCGTCGGCTTCGTGCTGCCGATGGAGATCGGAGCGCTGCTGATGTCGATCTCGACGGTCGTGGTGGCGCTGAACGCGCAGCTGCTGCGCCGCCTCGACCTGCGCCCGAGCCCGGTCGGACTCAGCGGGGTGTGA